In Serratia marcescens subsp. marcescens ATCC 13880, a single genomic region encodes these proteins:
- a CDS encoding DUF3053 domain-containing protein — protein sequence MAVGIQSRGFARWLAPVLALLVVMQLTACGDKEPEQRKAFIDYLQNTVMRSGANIPTLSEDQKQKFGNYAGDYAILVGFSQQLSKSVGASLTPALDQINQIRTAQDYLNKRDALQQSVGALNLLGQQIQSAKSQADTARAALKQPDDLKAVYNQAYDKIVTAPANALMPAIPTTASFVQDLVQVGDFLQSQGNQVSFNNNGVQFRTAQQVAQYNTMMSNLVAKQQNLVNAQKAIQSVTQ from the coding sequence ATGGCGGTAGGGATCCAGAGCAGAGGTTTCGCGCGTTGGTTGGCACCGGTATTGGCATTGTTGGTGGTCATGCAATTGACCGCCTGCGGCGATAAAGAGCCGGAACAGCGCAAAGCATTTATCGATTACTTACAGAATACCGTGATGCGCAGCGGGGCGAATATCCCCACGCTGAGCGAAGACCAGAAGCAGAAGTTCGGCAACTATGCCGGCGATTACGCGATTTTGGTCGGCTTTTCACAGCAGTTGTCCAAGTCGGTCGGCGCCAGCCTGACCCCGGCGCTGGATCAGATTAACCAGATCCGCACCGCACAGGACTATCTGAACAAACGCGATGCGCTGCAGCAATCGGTCGGGGCGTTGAACCTGCTGGGCCAGCAGATCCAGTCCGCCAAGTCGCAGGCGGATACCGCCCGCGCGGCGTTGAAACAGCCCGACGATCTGAAGGCGGTGTACAACCAGGCCTATGACAAAATCGTCACCGCGCCGGCCAACGCCCTGATGCCGGCGATCCCGACCACCGCCAGCTTTGTGCAGGATCTGGTGCAGGTTGGCGATTTCCTGCAGAGCCAGGGCAATCAGGTCAGCTTCAACAACAACGGCGTGCAGTTCCGTACTGCGCAGCAGGTGGCGCAGTACAACACCATGATGTCGAATCTGGTGGCCAAACAGCAGAACCTGGTGAATGCGCAGAAAGCCATTCAAAGCGTGACGCAATAA
- the glyQ gene encoding glycine--tRNA ligase subunit alpha: MQKFDTKTFQGLILTLQDYWARQGCTIVQPLDMEVGAGTSHPMTCLRALGPEPMAAAYVQPSRRPTDGRYGENPNRLQHYYQFQVVIKPSPDNIQELYLGSLKELGLDPTIHDIRFVEDNWENPTLGAWGLGWEVWLNGMEVTQFTYFQQVGGLECKPVTGEITYGLERLAMYIQGVDSVYDLVWSNGPLGVTTYGDVFHQNEVEQSTYNFEYADVDFLFSCFEQYEKEAQSLLALEKPLPLPAYERILKAGHTFNLLDARKAISVTERQRYILRIRTLTKAVAEAYYASREALGFPMCNKKNEN; the protein is encoded by the coding sequence ATGCAAAAGTTTGATACCAAGACCTTCCAGGGCCTGATCCTGACACTGCAGGATTATTGGGCGCGCCAGGGCTGCACCATCGTTCAACCATTGGACATGGAAGTCGGCGCGGGAACCTCACACCCGATGACGTGCCTGCGCGCACTGGGGCCGGAGCCGATGGCCGCCGCCTATGTGCAGCCATCTCGCCGCCCGACCGACGGCCGCTACGGTGAAAACCCGAACCGTCTGCAGCACTACTACCAGTTCCAGGTGGTGATTAAGCCATCGCCGGACAACATTCAGGAACTCTACCTGGGCTCGTTGAAAGAGCTGGGTCTGGATCCGACCATCCACGACATTCGCTTCGTGGAAGACAACTGGGAAAACCCGACGCTCGGCGCCTGGGGCCTGGGTTGGGAAGTGTGGCTGAACGGCATGGAAGTGACGCAGTTCACTTACTTCCAGCAGGTCGGCGGCCTGGAGTGCAAGCCGGTGACCGGCGAGATCACCTACGGTCTGGAGCGTCTGGCGATGTACATCCAGGGCGTGGACAGCGTGTACGATCTGGTGTGGAGCAACGGCCCGCTGGGCGTCACCACCTACGGCGACGTGTTCCATCAGAATGAAGTGGAGCAGTCCACCTACAACTTCGAATACGCCGACGTCGACTTCCTGTTCTCCTGCTTCGAGCAGTACGAGAAAGAAGCCCAATCGCTGCTGGCGCTGGAAAAACCGCTGCCGCTGCCGGCCTACGAACGCATCCTGAAGGCGGGCCATACCTTCAACCTGCTGGACGCGCGCAAGGCGATTTCGGTGACCGAGCGTCAACGCTACATTCTGCGCATCCGCACGCTGACCAAAGCCGTTGCCGAAGCCTACTACGCTTCCCGCGAAGCGCTGGGCTTCCCGATGTGCAACAAGAAGAACGAGAACTAA
- a CDS encoding N-acetyltransferase — translation MIRPCGPEDIERLMALWLPSTIAAHPFVAEKYWRESAALVRENYLPRAQSWACWHDDEIVGFISVLDEQFIGALFVDRAFHGRGVAQALMTHVQQRYRRLSLEVYQQNLRACAFYHKHGFQVTQRLFNDETQAYTLIMNWPAIENSTGYG, via the coding sequence GTGATCCGCCCCTGTGGCCCGGAGGATATCGAACGGCTGATGGCGCTGTGGCTGCCCAGCACCATCGCCGCCCATCCGTTCGTGGCAGAAAAATACTGGCGTGAGAGCGCCGCGTTGGTGCGGGAAAACTACCTGCCGCGCGCGCAAAGCTGGGCCTGCTGGCATGACGACGAAATCGTCGGCTTTATCAGCGTGCTGGACGAGCAGTTCATCGGCGCGCTGTTTGTCGATCGGGCGTTTCACGGCCGCGGCGTCGCCCAGGCGTTGATGACGCACGTACAGCAGCGCTACCGTCGGCTCAGCCTGGAGGTGTATCAGCAAAACCTGCGCGCCTGCGCGTTTTACCACAAGCACGGTTTTCAGGTAACGCAACGCCTGTTTAACGACGAAACCCAGGCCTATACGCTGATCATGAACTGGCCGGCAATCGAGAATTCAACCGGTTACGGTTAA
- a CDS encoding DNA-3-methyladenine glycosylase I, with translation MADERCGWVTADPLYLEYHDKEWGAPTTDARELFEMLCLEGQQAGLSWITVLKKRENYRRAFHDFDPRRVAAMTEQDVENLLQDSGIIRHRGKIEAIITNAKAYLAMEAAGENFVTFIWDFVGGRPQLNRWQALNQVPAKTEQSDAMSKALKKRGFKFIGSTICYAFMQASGLVNDHLTGCMCYPKPR, from the coding sequence ATGGCAGACGAACGTTGCGGTTGGGTGACGGCCGATCCGTTGTATCTCGAGTATCACGACAAGGAATGGGGCGCGCCCACCACCGACGCGCGCGAGCTGTTTGAAATGTTGTGCCTCGAGGGGCAGCAAGCCGGCCTTTCCTGGATCACCGTCCTGAAAAAGCGCGAGAACTACCGCCGCGCTTTCCACGATTTCGATCCGCGGCGTGTCGCCGCCATGACCGAACAAGACGTGGAAAACCTGCTGCAGGACAGCGGCATCATCCGCCACCGCGGCAAGATAGAAGCCATCATCACCAACGCCAAGGCCTATCTGGCGATGGAGGCGGCCGGGGAGAATTTCGTTACCTTCATTTGGGACTTCGTCGGCGGCCGGCCGCAGCTTAACCGCTGGCAAGCGCTGAACCAGGTGCCGGCCAAAACCGAGCAGTCCGACGCCATGTCCAAGGCGCTGAAAAAGCGCGGCTTCAAGTTTATCGGCTCCACCATCTGTTACGCCTTCATGCAGGCCAGCGGGCTGGTGAACGATCATCTCACGGGGTGCATGTGTTACCCAAAGCCACGGTGA
- the glyS gene encoding glycine--tRNA ligase subunit beta, giving the protein MTQQTFLVEIGTEELPPKALRSLAESFAANFTAELDNAGLEHGEVSWFAAPRRLALKVANLSAAQADREIEKRGPAIAQAFDAEGKPSKAAEGWARGCGITVDQAERLVTDKGEWLMYRAHVKGQSAQQLLAGMVSTALAKLPIPKLMRWGDSDVQFVRPVHTVTMLLGADLIPGTVLGIDSARTVRGHRFMGEAEFTLDNADQYPQILLERGKVVADYEARKALIKRDAELAAQKIGGKADLSDSLLEEVASLVEWPVVLTAKFEEKFLAVPAEALVYTMKGDQKYFPVYDAAGKLLPNFIFVANIESKDPQQIISGNEKVVRPRLADAEFFFNTDRKKRLEDNLPRLETVLFQQQLGTLRDKTDRIQALAGWVAGQIGADVNHATRAGLLSKCDLMTNMVFEFTDTQGVMGMHYARHDGEAEDVAVALNEQYQPRYAGDALPQSLVACSLAIADKMDTLAGIFGIGQHPKGDKDPFALRRAALGVLRIIVEKNLPLDLQTLTEEAVRLYGSKLTNAKVVDEVVEFMLGRFRAWYQEEGHAVDTIQAVLARRPTKPADFDARVKAVSHFRTLDEAAALAAANKRVSNILAKSTETLNDSVRASVLKDAAEIQLATHLVVLRDKLQPYFAAGNYQEALVELAALREPVDAFFDNVMVMADDAEVRVNRLTLLSKLRELFLQVADISVLQ; this is encoded by the coding sequence ATGACTCAACAGACTTTCCTGGTGGAAATCGGCACGGAAGAGCTGCCGCCGAAGGCGCTTCGTTCCCTGGCGGAATCTTTCGCCGCCAACTTCACCGCCGAACTGGACAACGCCGGCCTGGAACACGGTGAAGTGAGCTGGTTCGCCGCACCGCGCCGCCTGGCGCTGAAAGTGGCCAACCTGAGCGCGGCGCAGGCCGATCGCGAAATTGAGAAACGCGGCCCGGCGATCGCCCAGGCGTTCGACGCCGAAGGCAAACCGAGCAAAGCGGCCGAAGGCTGGGCGCGCGGCTGCGGCATCACCGTCGATCAGGCTGAACGCCTGGTGACCGACAAGGGCGAGTGGTTGATGTACCGCGCCCACGTCAAAGGCCAGTCGGCGCAACAACTGCTGGCCGGCATGGTCAGCACCGCGCTGGCTAAACTGCCGATCCCGAAACTGATGCGTTGGGGCGACTCCGACGTGCAGTTCGTGCGTCCGGTGCACACCGTTACGATGCTGCTGGGCGCCGATCTGATCCCGGGCACCGTGCTGGGCATCGACTCTGCGCGCACCGTGCGCGGCCACCGCTTCATGGGCGAAGCCGAGTTCACCCTCGATAACGCCGACCAATACCCGCAGATCCTGCTGGAGCGCGGCAAAGTGGTCGCCGACTACGAAGCGCGTAAAGCCCTCATCAAACGCGACGCCGAACTGGCGGCGCAGAAGATTGGCGGCAAGGCCGATCTGAGCGACAGCCTGTTGGAAGAAGTGGCCTCGCTGGTGGAATGGCCGGTGGTGCTGACCGCCAAATTCGAAGAAAAATTCCTGGCGGTGCCGGCGGAAGCGCTGGTGTACACCATGAAGGGCGACCAGAAGTATTTCCCGGTGTACGACGCCGCGGGCAAACTGCTGCCGAACTTTATCTTTGTGGCCAACATCGAGTCGAAAGACCCGCAGCAGATCATTTCCGGCAACGAGAAGGTGGTGCGTCCGCGCCTGGCCGATGCCGAGTTCTTCTTCAACACCGATCGCAAGAAACGCCTGGAAGACAATCTGCCGCGCCTGGAAACCGTGCTGTTCCAACAGCAGCTGGGCACCCTGCGCGACAAGACCGATCGCATTCAGGCGCTGGCGGGCTGGGTTGCCGGCCAGATCGGCGCCGACGTCAACCACGCCACCCGCGCGGGCCTGCTGTCGAAGTGCGACCTGATGACCAACATGGTGTTCGAATTCACCGACACCCAGGGCGTGATGGGCATGCACTACGCGCGCCATGACGGTGAGGCGGAAGACGTCGCCGTCGCGCTGAACGAGCAGTATCAGCCGCGCTACGCCGGTGATGCGCTGCCGCAGTCGCTGGTGGCCTGCTCGCTGGCGATCGCCGACAAGATGGATACCCTGGCCGGCATTTTCGGCATCGGGCAGCATCCGAAAGGCGATAAAGACCCGTTCGCGCTGCGCCGCGCCGCGCTGGGTGTGTTGCGCATCATCGTCGAGAAAAACCTGCCGCTGGATCTGCAGACCCTGACCGAAGAGGCCGTGCGCCTGTACGGCAGCAAGCTGACCAACGCCAAGGTGGTCGACGAGGTGGTGGAATTCATGCTGGGCCGCTTCCGCGCCTGGTATCAGGAAGAAGGCCACGCCGTCGATACCATTCAGGCGGTGCTGGCGCGCCGTCCGACCAAACCGGCCGACTTCGACGCGCGCGTCAAGGCGGTATCCCACTTCCGCACGCTGGACGAAGCGGCGGCGTTGGCTGCGGCCAACAAACGCGTCTCCAACATTCTGGCGAAGTCTACCGAAACGCTGAACGACAGCGTGCGCGCTTCGGTGCTGAAGGACGCGGCGGAGATCCAGTTGGCGACCCACCTGGTGGTGCTGCGCGACAAGCTGCAGCCGTACTTCGCGGCGGGCAACTACCAGGAAGCGCTGGTGGAACTGGCTGCGCTGCGTGAGCCGGTGGATGCGTTCTTCGACAACGTGATGGTGATGGCGGACGATGCGGAAGTGCGCGTGAATCGCCTGACGCTGCTGAGCAAACTGCGTGAACTGTTCCTGCAGGTGGCGGATATCTCCGTACTGCAGTAA
- a CDS encoding OmpA family lipoprotein produces MKKRIAIIAGAVSVALTLSACTTNPYTGESEVGKSGIGAGLGAALGAGVGVLSSSKKDRGKGALIGAAAGAALGGGAGYYMDVQEAKLRDKMKGTGVSVTRQGDNIVLNMPNNVTFDSSSATLKPAGANTLTGVAMVLKEYPKTAVNVVGYTDSTGSRSLNMNLSQQRADGVASALITQGVAANRIRTTGAGPDNPIASNSTAEGKAQNRRVEITLSPLQ; encoded by the coding sequence ATGAAAAAACGCATTGCAATTATTGCCGGCGCAGTGAGCGTCGCGCTCACGCTGTCAGCCTGTACCACCAACCCTTACACCGGCGAATCCGAAGTCGGCAAATCCGGCATCGGCGCGGGCCTCGGCGCCGCACTGGGCGCCGGCGTCGGCGTGCTGTCCTCTTCCAAGAAAGATCGCGGCAAGGGCGCGCTGATCGGCGCAGCGGCCGGTGCAGCCCTCGGCGGCGGCGCAGGCTATTACATGGACGTGCAGGAAGCCAAGCTGCGCGACAAGATGAAAGGCACCGGCGTCAGCGTCACCCGTCAGGGCGACAACATCGTGCTGAACATGCCGAACAACGTGACCTTCGACAGCAGCAGCGCCACGCTGAAACCGGCGGGCGCCAACACCCTGACCGGCGTTGCCATGGTGCTGAAAGAGTATCCGAAAACCGCGGTCAACGTGGTCGGCTACACCGACAGCACCGGTTCCCGCTCGCTCAACATGAACCTGTCGCAGCAGCGCGCCGACGGCGTAGCCAGCGCGCTGATCACCCAGGGCGTGGCGGCGAACCGTATCCGCACCACCGGCGCCGGCCCGGACAACCCGATCGCCTCCAACAGCACCGCGGAAGGCAAGGCGCAAAACCGCCGCGTCGAGATCACCCTCAGCCCGCTGCAGTAA
- a CDS encoding autotransporter domain-containing esterase yields MPLKITCMPRPAALAVALLCSVTLPAQAYDQLYVFGDSLSDTGNNGRFTYDGSQHLLYDEALAQRIGAALVASDNGGENYAAGGAVAVPGLNPADNTQEQVQRYLNRVNGQADGDGLYIHWIGGNDLAAAALNAATAPGVAYNSAAAAAAQVHSLLNAGAGTVIVPTVPNIGSTPQLMELIIQQALSPVQGAAIQAAYATLSSVATPDNASRTQAIHAALTAAAKQGSAIPQVQQAIAAQLIAAYDGLSAQAAQLTDFYNQSEDRLLAQGSGNIVRVDVNKLFAEAIANPAQFGFANTAGMACPPGVSSAVCRSDMPGFDAGQSYLFSDHFHPSPQAHLLIADYIQAVLDGPAQVVALNQATAAMARDSRATLDSRFQQLRNGDNPQGSLGVFGGYAGQHYDYADNRAAGDGNATTHNLTVGVDYQLTDSWLIGALIAGSNDDQHPSSRFDYKARGLLLSAFSSLAIFEHGWVNADLHYATMDYDDIRRSMRLGPLTRTETGSTTGRQWGARVTAGYDFPIASYLTTGPVAQFAWDYSRVSGYSEDSDDSTAMRFNDQTYHSQIGALGWRLDTQFGVFNPYAEVSYQHQFGDDVYRAGGGLKSTQTSFTRDSAGQDKNWVDVTLGANMPLTDQVSAFATVSQTGGLSSGEQFMYNVGVSARF; encoded by the coding sequence ATGCCTTTAAAAATAACGTGCATGCCCCGCCCGGCGGCGCTTGCAGTGGCGTTGCTTTGCAGTGTGACCCTTCCGGCTCAGGCGTACGATCAACTCTACGTCTTTGGCGACAGCCTGAGCGATACCGGCAACAACGGCCGGTTCACCTATGACGGCAGCCAGCACCTGCTGTACGACGAAGCATTGGCGCAACGCATCGGGGCGGCGCTGGTGGCTTCGGACAACGGCGGTGAGAACTACGCCGCCGGCGGCGCGGTGGCGGTGCCGGGCCTGAACCCGGCCGACAACACCCAGGAGCAGGTGCAGCGTTACCTGAACCGGGTCAATGGCCAGGCCGACGGCGACGGTTTGTATATTCATTGGATCGGCGGCAACGACCTGGCGGCGGCAGCGCTGAATGCCGCTACCGCGCCCGGCGTGGCCTATAACAGCGCCGCGGCGGCGGCGGCGCAAGTGCATTCGCTGCTGAACGCCGGCGCCGGCACGGTGATCGTGCCGACGGTGCCGAACATCGGCTCCACGCCGCAGCTGATGGAATTGATCATTCAACAGGCGCTGTCACCGGTGCAGGGGGCGGCGATCCAGGCGGCCTATGCCACGCTTAGTTCGGTGGCGACGCCGGACAACGCTTCACGCACGCAGGCGATCCACGCGGCGTTGACCGCTGCGGCGAAGCAGGGCAGCGCCATTCCTCAGGTGCAGCAGGCGATCGCCGCGCAGCTTATCGCGGCGTATGACGGCCTGAGCGCGCAGGCCGCTCAACTGACCGATTTCTATAATCAAAGCGAAGACCGTTTGCTGGCGCAGGGGAGCGGCAATATCGTGCGGGTGGACGTCAACAAGCTGTTCGCCGAAGCGATCGCCAATCCGGCGCAGTTCGGCTTCGCCAACACCGCCGGCATGGCTTGCCCGCCGGGCGTTTCCTCGGCGGTCTGCCGTTCCGACATGCCCGGCTTCGACGCCGGCCAGTCCTATCTGTTCTCCGACCATTTCCACCCCAGCCCACAGGCGCACCTGCTGATTGCGGATTATATCCAGGCGGTATTGGATGGTCCGGCGCAGGTGGTGGCGCTGAATCAGGCGACGGCGGCGATGGCGCGCGACAGCCGCGCCACGCTCGACAGCCGCTTCCAGCAGCTGCGCAACGGCGACAACCCGCAGGGTTCGCTGGGGGTGTTCGGCGGTTACGCCGGCCAGCACTACGACTATGCCGATAACCGGGCCGCGGGGGACGGCAACGCCACCACCCACAACCTGACCGTCGGCGTGGACTATCAGCTGACCGACAGCTGGTTGATCGGCGCGTTGATCGCCGGTTCCAACGACGATCAGCATCCTTCCAGCCGCTTTGATTACAAGGCGCGCGGGCTGCTGCTGTCGGCTTTCAGTTCACTGGCGATCTTCGAGCACGGCTGGGTCAACGCCGATCTGCACTATGCGACGATGGATTATGACGACATCCGCCGCAGCATGCGGCTGGGGCCGCTGACGCGCACCGAAACCGGTTCGACCACCGGCAGGCAGTGGGGCGCGCGCGTGACCGCCGGCTATGACTTCCCGATCGCCTCTTACCTGACTACCGGACCGGTGGCGCAGTTCGCCTGGGACTACAGCCGCGTTTCCGGCTACAGCGAAGACAGCGATGACAGCACCGCCATGCGCTTCAACGATCAAACCTACCACTCGCAGATCGGTGCGTTGGGTTGGCGGCTGGATACGCAATTCGGCGTGTTTAACCCTTATGCGGAGGTGAGTTATCAGCACCAGTTCGGTGACGACGTCTACCGCGCCGGCGGCGGCCTGAAATCGACGCAAACCTCGTTCACCCGCGACAGTGCGGGCCAGGACAAAAATTGGGTGGATGTCACGTTGGGGGCCAACATGCCGTTGACGGACCAGGTATCGGCCTTCGCCACCGTCTCGCAAACCGGCGGGCTGAGCAGCGGCGAGCAGTTTATGTATAACGTCGGCGTCAGCGCGCGTTTTTGA